Part of the Capricornis sumatraensis isolate serow.1 chromosome 9, serow.2, whole genome shotgun sequence genome, ATTCCTGGGTCTGGGTGGTGTGGAATGTCTACTCCTGGCAGTTATGGCATATGACCGGTTTGTTGCAGTTTGCAAGCCCCTGCACTACATGGTGATCATGAATCCACAGTTATGCTTGGGTTTAGTGTCCCTTTCTTGGGGCTGTGGGGTGGTCAACTCTTTGTTCATGTCTCCAATGACCCTGTGGTTACCCCGCTGTGGGTACCAGAAGGTAGACCACTTCCTGTGTGAGATGCCTGCCCTAATTAGGATGGCCTGTGTCAATACAGCTGCCGTTGAAGGCATTGCCTTTATTCTTGCAATAGGTATTGTGCTGTCACCCTTAGTGTTTATCCTGATCTCCTATGGCTACATTGTGAGGGCTGTACTAAGTATTCAGTCATCTTCTGGGAGACACAAAGCCTTCAACACCTGTGGCTCCCATCTCACAGTGGTCTCACTTTTCTATGGAAATATTATTTACATGTACATGCAACCAGGAGCCAGCTCCTCCAAGGACCAAGGCAAATTCCTCACCCTCTTCTACAACATTGTCACCCCACTCCTGAATCCTCTGATCTATACCCTCAGAAACAAAGAGGTGAAGGGGGCATTGAGAAGACTGACTTTGGTAAATTtcagtttaagaaagaaattataataaaagacAATGTTAGGAATTcccttttaaatgttttgttcttaaacaaaaaattaatggAATCTAATTATCCACTTTTTAGAAATCTTGATAATATGCTATTAGGAACAAGGAACAAGAATTTGCATCTTACTTTCATTGTCCTacaacaaaaccccaaacaacaataacaaaaataaaagctctTTAAGCAAAGTTTGTCTATAATTCCTTTTTATCTGTTCATTAATTCAATGCCAATTATTGAATGACTTTTCTGCTTCAAGCACTATATTCTAGGTGCTGGAATTAAATTTCTAATCAATATTGACTAGGTCCTTGTGTTTGTAAAATTTCCCTACTGTGTATGCCAGTAATAATAAATgacaataaacatataaaaaacaCTCATTTAAtattgtgaaaaaataaagaattatatgTTGGAAAGTAACCATTTAGCTGTTTAAATGAGATATTCCCTGGAGGTATTTGGTGAGATATTTCAGCTGCATTTGATCATGAAAAGGGAGACCTGCAGCAATCATGCCAGGAGAAGGAATGTCAAGTTCAAACTTCCTAAGGTAAGAGTAAGCTTGGCATGCATTCAAATCAGAATAATGAGCATTATATGTGGATTCTATCATTGACAATAAGTGTATATACTACTATCAGATAGTTAAGAAAAGGCCAGAGCATGAAAATTTTACAGGCAATGTTAAAGAGTAGGGAATTTTAGTGTAAGCACAGGAAACTGTTTAGAAAGTAAACAATCTGACTTACAGTGTTACACATCCACTTCATCTGCTCTGCAGAGAATGAATGTTTTGGAACAAAGGTGAATCAAGAATCTACTGCAATAAATCAGGAAACATTAGGTAATGTTTCACAGTAAGCATTaacagtgaaaagagaaaaattgtaaATTGACTGTGTGTTTTATAAGATCAAACCAAGGGTTTTCTGATGTAATTTATGGAGTGAAAAGAGATAAGAATCAAGAATAATTTCTTGGCTTGTAAATTGAGCAATTAGTGCTTAAAGGAAGTGACTGGTTTGTGcttgcaaagtcacttcagtcatgtccagctctttgcaaccctatgggctacaGCTCACCCAGGcatctctgtctatgggaatctccagacaagagtattaGAGTGATTTCCCAGGGTCCTCCTTTGAACCTGTGTGTGACTGGAGTAaaagcaaccatctcatcctgtcatcccctactcctcctcccttctatctttctcagcatcagagtcttgtccaatgaatcagctcatcacatcaagtggccaaagttttggagcttcagtcatagcatcagtccttccaatgaatattcagggttgatttcttttaggattgactggtttaatatcattgctatccaagagactctcaagagtcttctctggcactacagtttgaaagcatctatcctttggtggtcagctttctttatggtccaaataacacatttgtacatgactactgaaaaaccataactttgactatacagacatttatcagcaaagtgatatctctgttttttaatacattgtctaggtttgtcacagcttttcttccgaggagcaagcatcttttaatttcatggctgcagtcaccatctgcagtgattttggagtgcaagaaaataaagtctctcactgtttcattgtttccccatcatttgaagtgatgggaccaaatgccatgatcttagcattTCAAATGTtaggttttaagccagcttttccactctcctctttcactttcatcaagatgttcattagttcctcttcactttctgccattagggtggtatcatctttaTAACTGAGGTTGTTGAATTTTCTCCtgacaattttgattccagcttgtgattcatccaggatttcttatgatgtactctgaatataagttaaataagcaaagtgaccccaaaagagatgtccttttcattatagaggactggaatgcaaaagtaggatgtcaagaaacacctgaagtaacaggaaaatttgggcttgaagtacaaaatgaagcagggcaaaggctaatagagctctGCCAAGTGAACACACAGCTCATAGAAAACACCttcttcccacaacacaagagaagactctacacgcggacatcaccagatggtcaacactgaaatcagactggttacattctttgcagcctaagaaggagaagctctatacagtcagcaaaaacaagactggtagctgactgtggctcagatcatgaactccttactgccaaattcagactgaaattgaagaaagtggagaaaacatctagaccattcaggtgtggccttaatcaaatccctagggctatacagtggaagtgagaaatagatttaagggcatagatctgaaagacagagtgcctgatgaactatggatggaggtttgtgacattgtacaggagacaggaatcaagaccattcccaagaaaaagaaatacaaaaaagcaaaatggctgtctgagtaggccttacaaatagctatgaaaacaagggaagctaaaagcaaaggagaaaaggaaagatatatccatttgaatgcagaattccaaagaatagcaaggagagataagaaagccttcctcagcaatcaatgcaaagaaatagaggaaaagaacagaatggggaagactagagatctcttcaagaaaattagagataccaagggaacatttcatgcaaagatgggcttgataaaggacagaaatggttgggacctaacagaagcagaagacattaagaagacatagcaagaatacacagaagaatggtacaaaaaagatcttcatgatcctgataatcacaatgttgtgattactcatctagagccacacatcctggaatgtgaagtcaagtgggccttaggaagcagtactatgaacaaaactagtgaaggtgatgaaattccagttgagctatttcaaatcataaaagatgatattgtgaaaatgctgcactcaaaatgccagcaaatttggaaaactcagcagtggccacaagactggaaaaggtcagttttaattccaatcccaaagaaaggcaatgccaaagaatgctcaaagtaccgcacaattgcactcatctcacatactagtaaagtaatgcttaaaattctccaagccaggcttcagcaatacacgaaccgtgaacttccagatgttcaagctggttttagaaaaggcagaggaaccagagatcaaattgccaacatccgctggatcatcgaaaaagcaagagggttccagaaaaacatctatttctgctttattgactatgccaaagcctttgactgtgtggatcacaagaaactgtggaaaattctgggagGGTTGTCTCTTGCTTTGCTCATTTCCCCCTGAATTGCTTGGTAACTCTGCATGTTTTATGAGTCTATGTAAACTTTTGAATTGTTTGATCTAgctttgtgaaaaatgtcatggatattttgactgggattgcattaaatttatCGATTGATTTGGTTGTtatgaacattttataaatattaattctttcaatccaagtACTTGATATACTTCTCACCATCTTTTGAattcatcttcagttttctttatcaatgttttatagttttcagtttaTAAATCTTCTATctccttggtcaggtttattcttaaatattttattatatgatgtgattttatttcttaaaatttttatcggtgtagagttgatttacaatgttgtgttgatttcagtTGTAATgcaaggtgaatcagttatatattgACATATATCCACCTTTCTTTAGGTTCTTTCCCCATGTAGGTCATTAACGTGTATTAAGGAgactccctgtgctatacagttgtgtccttattagttgtctatgttatatatatatatagtaatgtgtatatttcaaccacctttctgatatttcattattagtatGTAGAAATAtgacagatttctgtgtattaactttgtatcctgcaattttaccaaattcattctggtagtagttttttgatggtgtctttaagattttctttgttaagtatcatgtcatctgtaaagaTTGAGAGCCTCACTTGttcctttccaattttgattcctttttatttatttttcttgtctggtGCTGTGGCTAGTACTTccaaaattctgtttaaaaatagTGGTGAGAATGGGTATCCTTATATTGCCCCAGTTTTTAGTAGGAAGGCTCTCACCTTTTCACTATTGAGTATTGTGTTGGCTGTAGAGTTGT contains:
- the LOC138085857 gene encoding olfactory receptor 2W3-like, with the translated sequence MDVTNESAQGNFILLGFSDRPHLERILFVVILIAYLLTLVGNTTIILVSRLDPHLRTPMYFFLTHLSFLDLSFTTSSIPQLLYNLSGSDKTISYTGCAIQLFLFLGLGGVECLLLAVMAYDRFVAVCKPLHYMVIMNPQLCLGLVSLSWGCGVVNSLFMSPMTLWLPRCGYQKVDHFLCEMPALIRMACVNTAAVEGIAFILAIGIVLSPLVFILISYGYIVRAVLSIQSSSGRHKAFNTCGSHLTVVSLFYGNIIYMYMQPGASSSKDQGKFLTLFYNIVTPLLNPLIYTLRNKEVKGALRRLTLQYTNRELPDVQAGFRKG